From the Paenibacillus sp. FSL H8-0548 genome, one window contains:
- a CDS encoding hemoblobin-interacting domain-containing protein — MHATSIKVLLQKKVFISLLLGLMVFTSFSFSTSVSAMQEDITPPAYVGSSSYSGNNVRLNFDEAITINSGDVDANTYLRSQMSIATDGINFIPLYGRGAIQLSYSKQIYLTYYDELKVISGTKTLIKIASGTLKDAAGNLNEEMILDVTPPVLQSTEISNDNHDVTITFHEEVIEITGNELKDYIYLLKNNDQVNWAEGDTVSIESGKLILHFEKALTGANNRVIIDGWAFTDSYGNIEGNSVSTPFILINSGDEEPIPTDNTAPIFLDSYLSNNNQDIVVVFDEEVLSNKDTEESLKAHIKYINPATYYWENIPVDSTVTFSGKKIIIHFNSPLFTGNNQQTRVSFEGNTIKDSSGNVIQSDVYVDYMYRIEQLDFESGYFSHSGQWLNLDFNKKIADNTLVDGISNLKEKIMISLNRGITYSALGEQDVVYISGKRLVVQFHDPVKSGTVKVKIEADALSDLYKTITNKVFEREFAYNTPDITGYFLSNTASEFLFKDNEDWRSKVNEVLVWNEVSGQRPLNNTEYTLTAGKLTINSGVFQKNKYNEIFINAEGYSSKYIEGIAKASSELFYMTTPVLTKENGINASISVLKPYTNYNDEYYNNLTGNQTVLFQLMNGTTPVSIVTANLKIGTGTYSAHFNVSDAATNANYTVKAFIINKFNMDFTNVGINMATQVTQAEFDLKQIESDYRKDQDDR; from the coding sequence ATGCATGCAACAAGTATAAAGGTACTACTGCAGAAAAAGGTTTTCATTAGTTTATTATTGGGTTTGATGGTTTTTACCTCGTTTTCGTTTTCCACATCTGTATCAGCCATGCAAGAGGATATTACGCCTCCTGCCTATGTTGGATCAAGCTCTTATAGTGGAAATAACGTGAGATTGAATTTTGATGAAGCTATCACGATTAATTCAGGTGATGTAGATGCTAATACTTATTTGAGAAGTCAAATGAGTATTGCGACAGATGGCATTAATTTTATACCTTTATATGGTCGGGGTGCTATACAACTAAGTTATTCGAAACAAATATATCTCACTTACTATGATGAATTGAAAGTCATATCAGGAACGAAAACACTTATAAAAATCGCAAGCGGTACATTAAAGGATGCTGCTGGGAACCTCAATGAGGAAATGATTTTAGATGTAACGCCCCCAGTATTACAGAGTACTGAAATAAGCAATGACAATCACGATGTGACGATTACCTTCCACGAGGAGGTCATTGAGATTACAGGTAATGAATTAAAGGATTACATTTATTTACTGAAAAATAATGATCAAGTAAATTGGGCTGAGGGAGATACGGTTTCCATTGAGTCAGGAAAGCTTATCCTCCATTTTGAAAAGGCTCTCACAGGAGCGAATAATCGAGTCATTATCGATGGATGGGCCTTTACGGACAGTTACGGGAATATCGAAGGAAACTCAGTTTCAACTCCGTTTATTCTAATTAACTCAGGAGACGAAGAACCTATTCCGACTGATAATACTGCTCCTATATTTCTAGACTCTTATCTTTCAAATAACAACCAGGATATCGTAGTTGTTTTTGATGAAGAGGTGCTTAGCAATAAGGATACAGAAGAGAGTTTGAAGGCTCACATAAAATATATTAATCCAGCTACTTACTACTGGGAGAACATTCCTGTAGATTCAACAGTTACCTTCTCGGGGAAAAAAATCATTATTCATTTTAATTCACCACTGTTCACTGGAAATAATCAACAAACTAGGGTTAGTTTTGAAGGGAATACCATTAAAGATTCATCAGGCAATGTTATTCAATCGGATGTTTATGTAGACTATATGTATCGGATTGAACAACTTGATTTTGAATCTGGATACTTTTCTCATAGCGGTCAGTGGTTGAATCTGGATTTCAACAAAAAAATTGCAGATAATACTCTTGTTGATGGGATTTCTAATTTGAAAGAGAAGATTATGATTTCACTTAATAGAGGAATAACTTACTCCGCGCTAGGTGAACAGGATGTTGTGTACATTTCTGGAAAGCGATTAGTCGTTCAATTTCATGATCCGGTGAAGAGCGGTACTGTTAAGGTGAAAATTGAAGCTGACGCATTAAGTGATTTATATAAAACTATTACAAATAAAGTATTCGAACGAGAGTTTGCTTACAATACACCTGATATTACAGGATATTTCTTAAGCAATACGGCAAGTGAGTTTTTGTTCAAAGATAATGAGGACTGGAGAAGTAAAGTAAATGAAGTTCTCGTTTGGAATGAGGTAAGCGGTCAGAGACCATTGAATAATACTGAATACACACTAACTGCAGGTAAGCTTACGATTAATTCAGGTGTTTTTCAAAAAAATAAATACAATGAAATCTTTATTAATGCAGAAGGCTATAGCAGTAAGTATATAGAAGGAATAGCTAAAGCATCCTCTGAACTATTTTATATGACTACGCCGGTATTAACGAAAGAAAACGGAATTAATGCATCTATAAGCGTATTGAAACCATACACAAATTATAATGATGAATATTATAATAATTTGACAGGCAACCAAACGGTTCTATTTCAATTAATGAATGGAACAACACCTGTGAGTATAGTAACGGCTAATTTAAAAATAGGTACAGGAACGTATTCCGCTCATTTCAATGTTTCGGACGCGGCTACAAATGCTAATTATACGGTTAAGGCATTTATTATTAATAAATTCAATATGGATTTTACAAATGTAGGAATTAATATGGCGACACAAGTGACTCAAGCAGAATTCGATTTGAAACAAATTGAGTCGGATTATAGAAAAGATCAGGATGATAGATAA